A window of Lacibacter sediminis contains these coding sequences:
- a CDS encoding 2'-5' RNA ligase family protein → MFYIAVLCSPEIDKKIQAYKLWMRDRFGCTVALKSSAHVTLIPPFWLLNEKEQLMINTIHSFQTKIPPFNIHLQQFSHFSNRVIFAAVEENHQLGSLRKAVEDHFIQPFHDEIKPDDRPFHPHVTIANRDIKPGDFNKAWDHFKRQPFDEQFEVNSISLLKLTPGKWNVIAEQRF, encoded by the coding sequence ATGTTTTACATCGCTGTACTTTGTTCACCTGAGATCGACAAAAAGATACAGGCATACAAATTATGGATGCGAGATCGTTTTGGTTGCACCGTAGCACTAAAATCGTCTGCACACGTCACACTCATCCCACCATTCTGGTTGCTGAATGAAAAGGAGCAACTAATGATTAACACCATTCATTCTTTTCAAACAAAAATCCCACCTTTCAATATCCATCTTCAGCAATTCTCCCATTTCAGCAACAGGGTAATTTTTGCAGCCGTTGAAGAAAATCATCAGTTAGGTAGTCTGAGAAAAGCTGTGGAAGATCATTTTATTCAACCATTCCACGATGAGATCAAGCCGGATGACCGTCCTTTTCACCCTCATGTAACCATTGCCAACAGGGATATTAAGCCCGGCGATTTTAACAAAGCATGGGATCATTTCAAACGGCAGCCATTTGATGAGCAGTTTGAAGTGAATAGCATTTCTCTTCTTAAACTCACTCCCGGCAAGTGGAATGTGATTGCCGAACAGCGTTTTTAA
- a CDS encoding 5-oxoprolinase subunit PxpA yields the protein MKSIDLNCDLGEGLLTDEQIIPLISSANIACGYHAGDMDTMKRTIELCLQHNVAIGAHPSWHDKENFGRTEMQKTAEEIYDIVTAQLFTIAQLAKEQGAVLHHVKPHGALYNQSAKDKTIAAAIAKAVYDFAPSLIMFGLSGSISLTEANRFGLQTAHEVFADRTYRDDGSLTPRSQPNALITDEQTSLQQILQLINTQTVTTVTEKIIALKADTICIHGDGSNAVVFAKTISSALKQNHIDIKAN from the coding sequence ATGAAATCAATTGATCTTAATTGTGATTTAGGTGAAGGATTACTAACTGATGAACAGATTATACCGCTCATCAGCAGTGCCAATATTGCCTGTGGTTATCATGCAGGAGATATGGATACGATGAAGCGCACCATTGAATTATGCCTGCAACATAACGTTGCCATTGGTGCACATCCATCGTGGCACGATAAAGAAAATTTTGGTCGAACAGAAATGCAAAAAACAGCCGAAGAAATTTATGACATTGTAACAGCACAACTTTTTACCATCGCTCAACTCGCAAAAGAACAAGGAGCAGTTTTGCATCATGTAAAACCTCATGGAGCTTTGTACAATCAATCTGCAAAAGACAAAACAATTGCAGCAGCTATTGCAAAAGCTGTTTACGATTTTGCCCCTTCGTTGATCATGTTTGGTTTAAGTGGCAGTATTTCATTGACCGAAGCAAATAGATTTGGTTTACAAACTGCACATGAAGTATTTGCTGACCGTACTTACCGGGATGATGGCAGCTTAACTCCCCGCTCCCAACCCAATGCATTAATTACCGATGAACAGACATCGCTCCAACAAATACTACAACTGATCAACACACAAACAGTAACAACTGTAACAGAAAAGATCATTGCCTTAAAAGCAGATACTATTTGCATACATGGCGACGGCAGCAATGCCGTTGTATTTGCAAAAACCATTTCATCGGCATTAAAACAAAACCACATTGACATCAAAGCAAACTAA
- a CDS encoding beta-N-acetylhexosaminidase → MKRFLSIMFVSCSLIVSAQEISIIPQPYEMKQPEKGTYTLKQKITWSSNFPDGDGANAVTNYLTEYLKKYYNIEAVQAKGSKADIVFSSTRMPTGGALAYRLNVSKSGVRIEANFDESAFHAVQSLIQLLPVQQNGTAAIPFVKIFDKARFDYRGMHLDVGRHFAPVSFVKKYIDYLALHKINVFHWHLTEDQGWRIEIKKYPELTNIGSKRNGTIIGRYPGKGNDNKPHDGYYTQEEIKEVVAYAKSRFVEVIPEIEMPGHGSAAIAAYPSLSCFPNRTTEIPLNMVSLKTVQEAQKGRVKFVQETWGVFDDVFCAGKDETFKFLENVLDETISLFPSKYVHIGGDECPKTHWKQCPNCQKRMKELKLKDEHELQSYFIQRIEKYLNAKGKTIIGWDEILEGGLAPNAQVMSWRGEAGGIAAAKENHYVIMTPGSHMYFDHKQTANEDSVTIGGFTTVQKVYTYEPIPKELPESQAKYVRGAQANVWTEYMNNSSKIEYMIFPRMAALSEVLWTAKEKRNAADFEKRLLVQFKRYDLWGANYSKAYFDPKSTVEAKK, encoded by the coding sequence ATGAAAAGGTTTTTATCGATCATGTTTGTCAGTTGTTCGCTTATTGTTTCGGCGCAGGAAATTAGTATTATTCCGCAGCCATACGAAATGAAACAACCTGAAAAAGGAACGTACACGTTAAAACAAAAGATTACCTGGAGCAGCAATTTCCCTGATGGTGATGGCGCAAATGCAGTTACCAACTATCTAACAGAATACTTAAAAAAGTATTACAACATCGAAGCTGTGCAGGCAAAAGGCAGCAAGGCTGATATTGTTTTTTCTTCAACACGCATGCCTACAGGTGGTGCATTAGCTTATCGTTTAAACGTAAGTAAGAGCGGTGTCCGCATCGAAGCAAATTTTGATGAATCTGCTTTTCATGCAGTACAATCACTCATTCAATTATTGCCTGTTCAACAAAACGGAACTGCTGCAATTCCTTTTGTGAAGATATTTGATAAAGCCCGTTTCGATTACCGTGGTATGCATCTCGATGTGGGTCGTCATTTTGCTCCGGTATCATTTGTAAAAAAATATATCGACTATCTCGCTTTGCATAAGATCAATGTTTTCCATTGGCATTTAACGGAAGACCAGGGATGGCGTATTGAGATCAAGAAATACCCTGAGCTTACGAATATTGGCAGCAAACGCAATGGTACCATCATTGGTCGTTACCCCGGAAAAGGCAACGACAATAAACCTCATGACGGCTATTATACACAGGAAGAAATTAAAGAAGTGGTGGCTTATGCAAAAAGCCGTTTTGTAGAAGTTATTCCGGAAATTGAAATGCCGGGGCATGGCAGTGCAGCGATTGCTGCTTACCCGTCATTAAGTTGTTTCCCCAACAGGACAACAGAAATTCCGTTAAATATGGTTTCGTTGAAAACAGTACAGGAGGCACAAAAGGGCCGTGTGAAATTTGTGCAGGAAACATGGGGCGTGTTTGATGATGTGTTTTGTGCAGGTAAAGATGAAACATTCAAGTTCCTTGAAAATGTATTGGATGAAACGATCTCACTTTTCCCTTCGAAATATGTGCATATTGGTGGCGATGAGTGTCCGAAAACACATTGGAAACAATGCCCTAATTGCCAGAAGCGCATGAAAGAACTGAAGCTGAAGGATGAACACGAACTGCAGAGTTATTTTATTCAGCGTATTGAAAAATACCTCAACGCCAAGGGTAAAACAATTATTGGTTGGGATGAAATTCTGGAAGGCGGACTTGCACCAAATGCACAGGTGATGAGCTGGCGTGGTGAAGCGGGCGGTATTGCTGCTGCAAAAGAAAATCATTATGTTATCATGACACCGGGCAGTCACATGTATTTCGATCATAAACAAACTGCAAATGAAGATTCAGTAACCATTGGAGGTTTTACAACTGTACAAAAAGTATATACGTATGAGCCAATTCCAAAAGAATTACCTGAGTCGCAGGCGAAATATGTACGTGGTGCGCAAGCCAATGTATGGACCGAATACATGAACAACAGCAGTAAAATTGAATACATGATCTTCCCCCGCATGGCTGCATTGAGTGAAGTATTATGGACAGCAAAAGAAAAACGTAATGCTGCCGATTTTGAAAAACGTTTGCTTGTTCAGTTTAAACGTTATGACCTATGGGGAGCCAATTACAGTAAAGCATACTTTGATCCGAAATCAACTGTGGAAGCAAAAAAATAA
- the hisF gene encoding imidazole glycerol phosphate synthase subunit HisF, producing MLTKRIIPCLDIKDGRTVKGTNFVDLRDAGDPVELGALYAQQGADELVFLDITATVEKRKTLSELVKRIARHVNIPFTVGGGISTVEDMSVLLNSGADKVSVNTAAFKNPQLINDIALAAGSQCCVLAIDTKKEEDGEWYVYLNGGRTKTEMKCIDWARQGVDLGAGEILLTSMNNDGTKQGFALDITKKLSVELPIPVIASGGAGTMQHFADVFELAYADAGLAASIFHFKEIEIADLKTYLKERNVAVRI from the coding sequence ATGTTGACGAAACGCATTATTCCCTGTTTAGATATTAAAGATGGCCGCACGGTAAAGGGCACCAACTTTGTTGACCTGCGTGATGCCGGCGATCCTGTTGAACTGGGTGCCTTGTACGCCCAACAGGGTGCAGATGAACTGGTGTTTCTTGATATCACCGCTACAGTTGAGAAACGCAAAACCTTAAGCGAATTGGTAAAGCGTATTGCACGTCATGTGAACATCCCATTTACAGTTGGCGGTGGCATCAGCACTGTGGAAGATATGAGCGTACTGCTCAATTCCGGTGCTGATAAAGTGAGTGTAAATACAGCGGCTTTTAAAAATCCTCAACTCATCAATGATATTGCATTGGCTGCAGGCAGTCAATGTTGTGTACTGGCAATCGATACCAAGAAAGAGGAAGACGGCGAATGGTATGTGTACCTGAATGGTGGCAGAACCAAAACCGAGATGAAATGTATTGATTGGGCCAGGCAGGGTGTTGATCTGGGTGCAGGTGAAATTCTGCTCACCAGTATGAACAACGATGGCACCAAGCAGGGTTTTGCATTGGATATTACTAAGAAACTGTCGGTTGAGTTACCAATTCCGGTAATTGCCAGCGGTGGTGCCGGAACAATGCAGCATTTTGCAGATGTTTTTGAACTGGCTTACGCTGATGCAGGATTAGCTGCAAGTATTTTTCATTTTAAAGAAATTGAAATTGCTGACCTGAAAACATACTTGAAGGAGAGAAATGTTGCGGTAAGGATTTAG
- a CDS encoding TlpA disulfide reductase family protein, with amino-acid sequence MKSILTICLSLVFALQLQAQQSFQIKGAIRGAKENAKVSLRMDGQDTEALAESTVKNGKFELKGNITETALYVLSVEGGKQNLGIFLDPSVVTINAHVDSLQKAVVNGSKTNYDFVRFRQQFDPYFMKLDGYGKQLQNPAMQSKQDSIYNLVRNLVTEINSTADAYIQKNNQSPVTPLLLYVIYSVFQQPDVLDSNYAKLSEVAQKSFYGRMVGGIVKENKIGAIGTEAIDFTQADTSGNPISLQSFRGKYVLVDFWASWCGPCRMENPNLVAAYNKFKAKNFTVLGVSLDRDRSKWLEAIAQDGLAWTHVSDLKFWSNEAARIYKITSIPQNLLIGPDGMIIGKNLRGEELQVRLEELFK; translated from the coding sequence ATGAAATCTATTTTAACGATATGTTTGTCGCTTGTGTTTGCGCTGCAACTGCAGGCACAGCAATCCTTTCAGATCAAGGGAGCCATCAGAGGTGCCAAAGAAAATGCAAAGGTGAGTTTGCGTATGGATGGTCAGGATACCGAAGCACTTGCTGAATCAACAGTTAAGAACGGCAAGTTTGAACTGAAAGGCAACATCACCGAAACAGCACTCTATGTGTTGAGTGTTGAAGGTGGTAAACAGAACCTTGGAATTTTCCTTGATCCGTCTGTTGTAACCATAAATGCCCATGTTGATTCTTTACAAAAAGCTGTGGTAAATGGATCAAAAACGAATTATGATTTTGTACGTTTCCGTCAGCAGTTCGACCCTTATTTTATGAAGCTTGATGGTTATGGTAAGCAATTGCAAAACCCGGCCATGCAAAGCAAACAGGATTCTATTTACAATCTTGTGCGTAATCTTGTAACCGAGATCAACAGCACAGCTGATGCTTATATTCAGAAAAATAATCAATCGCCTGTAACACCTTTGTTGTTGTATGTGATCTATAGTGTGTTTCAGCAGCCTGATGTGTTAGACTCTAACTATGCAAAGCTTTCTGAAGTGGCGCAAAAGAGTTTTTATGGTCGCATGGTGGGTGGCATTGTAAAAGAAAATAAGATCGGTGCTATTGGTACCGAAGCCATTGACTTTACACAAGCTGATACATCGGGTAATCCAATATCACTTCAATCGTTTCGTGGCAAATATGTATTGGTTGATTTTTGGGCGAGTTGGTGTGGCCCTTGCCGCATGGAGAATCCAAATCTTGTTGCTGCATACAACAAATTCAAGGCAAAAAATTTTACGGTGTTAGGGGTTTCACTTGACCGTGACCGCAGCAAGTGGCTGGAAGCAATTGCACAGGATGGCCTTGCATGGACACATGTAAGCGATCTGAAATTCTGGAGTAACGAAGCAGCACGTATTTATAAGATCACGTCTATACCACAAAACCTGTTGATCGGCCCCGATGGAATGATCATTGGTAAAAATCTACGTGGAGAAGAACTTCAGGTACGATTAGAAGAATTGTTCAAATAA
- a CDS encoding CocE/NonD family hydrolase translates to MRKLAFTLLSLFCFLSLSSQTLNLQDSAWIRDNYTKKEIMIPMRDGIKLFTAVYTPKNNSEAHPILMNRTPYSCAPYGENNFRAFWDNQWRYYMRRNYIIVIQDVRGRWMSEGEFMDVRPFNPNKKGTEFDEASDTYDAIDWLTKNIPNNNKKVGIFGISYPGFYSTIAALSNHPSLVAVSPQAPVTDWFMGDDFHHNGAFFQMDGFSFYSSFGKPRPKPTTVGSPGFQFPTRDAYKFYLEAGSTKNLATLIGDSIAFWHEMYKHPNYDDWWKARNIRNFVNNVPTHTATLVVGGLFDAEDCFGAWRTYEAIEKKAKNNNRIVMGPWYHGQWSRGDGTSLGNVKFESNTSTYYQNEIELPFFMHHLEGKANIDQLAEATIFFTGENQWRKFTQWPAANVKMTPMFLQPNGGLSWNKPTSSNSSSEYVSDPAKPVPYTEDVHFSRTIAYMTDDQRFANRRTDVLSFQTEILTEDVTLAGTVIADLLTSISTTDADFVVKLIDVFPSDFSYPGSASAAGRLGGGSYPMGDYQMLVRGEVMRGRFRNSFETPAAFTPNKVEKVKFELPDVAHTFKKGHRIMIQIQSSWFPLVDRNPQQFVNIYEANAKDYIKSTIKIWHDAKNGSNIVLPVLK, encoded by the coding sequence ATGAGAAAACTTGCATTCACACTACTATCGCTCTTCTGTTTTTTATCGCTCAGCTCGCAAACACTCAACCTCCAGGATTCTGCGTGGATACGTGATAACTATACAAAGAAAGAGATCATGATTCCCATGCGGGATGGCATTAAACTATTCACCGCTGTTTACACACCAAAGAATAACAGTGAAGCGCATCCCATTTTAATGAATCGCACACCGTATTCCTGTGCACCTTATGGTGAAAATAACTTCCGTGCTTTCTGGGATAATCAATGGCGTTATTATATGCGCCGCAATTACATCATCGTTATCCAGGATGTTCGTGGCCGTTGGATGAGTGAAGGTGAGTTTATGGATGTACGTCCCTTTAACCCCAACAAAAAAGGAACTGAGTTTGATGAAGCAAGTGACACGTATGATGCTATTGATTGGTTGACAAAAAATATTCCGAACAACAATAAGAAGGTGGGCATATTTGGAATTTCCTATCCGGGTTTCTATTCTACCATTGCTGCATTGAGTAATCATCCATCGCTTGTGGCAGTTAGTCCGCAGGCTCCTGTTACCGATTGGTTTATGGGTGATGATTTTCATCACAACGGCGCCTTCTTTCAAATGGATGGATTTTCATTTTATTCATCTTTCGGCAAGCCTCGTCCAAAACCAACAACAGTTGGTTCGCCGGGTTTTCAATTCCCAACAAGAGACGCTTATAAATTCTATTTAGAAGCCGGCTCTACAAAAAATCTTGCAACACTTATTGGCGACAGTATTGCTTTCTGGCATGAGATGTATAAACACCCCAATTATGATGATTGGTGGAAAGCACGTAACATCCGCAACTTCGTCAACAATGTACCGACCCATACAGCAACACTTGTTGTAGGTGGCTTGTTTGATGCAGAAGATTGCTTTGGCGCATGGCGCACGTATGAAGCCATTGAAAAGAAGGCAAAGAATAACAACCGTATTGTGATGGGTCCATGGTATCATGGGCAGTGGAGCAGAGGCGATGGCACCAGTTTAGGTAATGTAAAATTCGAGAGCAACACTTCTACTTATTATCAAAATGAAATTGAATTGCCTTTCTTCATGCATCATCTTGAAGGCAAAGCGAATATTGATCAACTTGCTGAAGCAACGATTTTCTTCACCGGCGAAAATCAATGGCGCAAGTTTACACAATGGCCTGCTGCCAATGTAAAAATGACACCGATGTTCTTACAACCAAATGGCGGCTTGAGCTGGAACAAACCAACTTCATCCAATAGTTCTTCCGAGTATGTGAGTGATCCTGCCAAGCCTGTTCCCTACACAGAAGATGTGCATTTCAGCAGAACCATTGCTTACATGACCGATGATCAGCGTTTTGCCAATCGCCGTACAGATGTACTTTCTTTTCAAACAGAAATCTTAACGGAAGATGTTACACTTGCAGGAACAGTGATTGCTGATTTGCTTACCAGTATTTCAACAACTGATGCAGATTTTGTGGTGAAGCTGATCGATGTATTCCCTAGTGATTTCAGTTATCCGGGTTCTGCATCAGCAGCAGGTCGCTTAGGTGGCGGAAGTTATCCAATGGGCGATTATCAGATGTTGGTGCGTGGCGAAGTAATGCGTGGACGCTTTCGTAACAGTTTTGAAACACCAGCTGCTTTTACTCCAAACAAAGTTGAGAAGGTGAAATTTGAATTACCTGATGTGGCACACACATTCAAAAAAGGGCATCGCATTATGATTCAGATTCAAAGCAGTTGGTTCCCGTTAGTAGATCGTAACCCGCAGCAGTTTGTAAATATTTACGAAGCAAATGCAAAAGATTACATCAAAAGTACCATCAAAATATGGCACGATGCAAAGAACGGATCAAACATTGTGTTACCTGTTTTAAAATAA
- a CDS encoding TlpA disulfide reductase family protein has protein sequence MKKLLTVVLVFAFVNATAQEKKFTVTGTLPPATKKYNVLLSWNNGNGAEEAKVENGKFTISGEIDEPVMATLMLQEANPPAGKGFDMTEYRRSNLTLFLDEGTITIVSKTWLSEAEVKGSAIVNDYYKYQQQTKGLKELEDKIGDVYYEYNKAKNSTAANQLMEMFKVHQELIHAEQLKFVKNNPSSPVSLYMAEQALGFDMDAAKGEPLYLLLNENLRSSGKGKRLQEMINVGKKSMVGVVAADFTQPTADGKNISLSSFRGKYLLVDFWASWCGPCRAESPNLVKAYEKYKPKNFEIFGVSLDQSKDKWLKAVKDDKYTWPQVGDMKGWENAASQQFGILGIPFNMLLDPNGVVIARNLRGEALEKKLEEILK, from the coding sequence ATGAAAAAATTGTTGACAGTTGTGCTTGTATTTGCTTTTGTAAATGCAACAGCACAAGAAAAAAAATTTACTGTAACAGGTACTTTGCCGCCTGCAACGAAGAAGTACAATGTATTGCTGAGCTGGAATAACGGCAACGGAGCCGAAGAAGCAAAAGTGGAAAACGGAAAGTTCACCATCAGTGGTGAGATTGACGAACCTGTAATGGCCACATTGATGTTGCAGGAAGCAAATCCACCGGCAGGTAAAGGATTTGACATGACGGAATACCGCCGCAGCAACCTTACTCTTTTTCTTGATGAAGGAACCATCACCATTGTTTCAAAAACATGGTTGAGCGAAGCCGAAGTAAAAGGCTCAGCTATTGTAAATGATTATTACAAATACCAACAGCAAACAAAAGGGTTAAAAGAACTGGAAGATAAGATTGGTGATGTTTATTATGAATATAACAAAGCGAAGAACAGCACAGCTGCCAATCAGTTGATGGAAATGTTCAAGGTTCACCAGGAACTGATCCACGCAGAACAGTTGAAGTTTGTAAAAAACAATCCGTCTTCACCTGTTTCTTTGTACATGGCGGAGCAGGCTCTGGGTTTTGATATGGATGCAGCGAAAGGAGAGCCATTATATTTATTGCTGAATGAAAACCTGCGTAGTTCGGGGAAAGGGAAGCGTTTACAGGAAATGATCAATGTTGGAAAGAAATCGATGGTTGGCGTAGTAGCTGCCGATTTTACACAACCAACTGCTGATGGAAAGAACATTTCACTCTCATCGTTTCGTGGTAAATATTTATTGGTTGATTTCTGGGCAAGCTGGTGTGGTCCCTGTCGGGCGGAAAGTCCAAACCTCGTGAAGGCATACGAAAAGTATAAGCCAAAGAACTTTGAAATTTTTGGCGTTTCACTCGATCAAAGTAAAGACAAATGGTTAAAAGCAGTTAAAGATGATAAGTATACCTGGCCGCAAGTGGGTGATATGAAAGGATGGGAAAATGCAGCCTCACAGCAGTTTGGCATTTTAGGTATTCCGTTTAATATGCTGCTTGATCCAAACGGTGTGGTGATAGCAAGAAATTTAAGAGGCGAAGCGTTGGAGAAGAAGCTGGAAGAAATATTGAAGTAA
- the hisIE gene encoding bifunctional phosphoribosyl-AMP cyclohydrolase/phosphoribosyl-ATP diphosphatase HisIE, translating to MKPDFSKYHDGLLPAIIQDYKTSKVLMLGFMNNEAFIKTEESGKVTFYSRSKQRLWTKGEESGNFLTVKQVLLDCDQDTLLIKAEPAGPTCHTGADTCWSEKNHSDDFLSYLEEIIELRRKSTDGKSYVKSLFDKGINKIAQKVGEEATEIIIEAKDNNEELFLNEGADLLFHFIVLLRAKNVSLQDVIYVLKQRHSHSD from the coding sequence TTGAAACCAGATTTTTCGAAATACCACGATGGACTGTTACCGGCCATCATCCAGGATTATAAAACCAGTAAAGTATTGATGCTTGGTTTTATGAATAACGAAGCATTTATTAAAACCGAAGAAAGCGGCAAGGTGACATTTTATAGCCGCAGTAAGCAACGACTTTGGACAAAGGGCGAAGAAAGCGGCAACTTTTTAACCGTAAAACAGGTGTTGCTCGATTGCGACCAGGATACCTTGTTGATCAAAGCTGAGCCGGCTGGTCCAACCTGCCATACGGGTGCCGATACCTGCTGGAGCGAAAAAAATCACAGCGACGACTTTTTATCGTATTTAGAAGAGATCATCGAATTGCGCCGGAAAAGTACGGACGGTAAAAGCTATGTAAAAAGCTTATTCGATAAAGGCATCAATAAAATTGCACAGAAGGTGGGGGAAGAAGCAACCGAAATTATTATTGAAGCAAAAGATAATAATGAGGAGCTTTTCTTAAACGAAGGAGCAGATCTGCTCTTCCATTTTATCGTTTTATTAAGGGCGAAAAATGTTTCTTTGCAGGATGTGATCTACGTTTTAAAACAGCGTCATTCTCATTCAGATTAA
- a CDS encoding C40 family peptidase, producing the protein MIRHLLTYLSAILLLTSCSTVKNAFQPKQSSTASATVEEKNEVRPEYKRVRTSSSTSTPQSSIFQTKDVASYSSSLELFSLSQFKYAIRLDVPVETIQNKSLYELIDNWWGTPYRLGGTTQKGIDCSAFVQTLMMGVFAMQLPRTAREQKEMASWIPMDDLKEGDLIFFNTRGGVSHVGVYLHNNKFVHASTSGGVMISDLNETYWSRKLLGAGRVLQNSSPKP; encoded by the coding sequence ATGATTAGACATTTGCTTACATATCTGTCTGCCATATTACTGCTCACCAGTTGCAGTACGGTAAAGAATGCGTTTCAGCCGAAACAGTCTTCAACCGCATCCGCAACAGTTGAAGAAAAAAATGAAGTGCGACCTGAATACAAACGTGTACGCACAAGTTCTTCTACATCAACTCCGCAATCAAGTATTTTTCAAACAAAGGATGTTGCTTCTTACAGCTCATCACTCGAATTATTTTCGCTCTCACAGTTCAAATATGCCATCCGTTTAGATGTGCCGGTTGAAACAATCCAGAACAAATCATTATACGAGTTGATCGATAACTGGTGGGGTACGCCTTACCGTTTAGGCGGCACTACACAGAAAGGGATCGACTGTTCTGCTTTTGTACAAACATTGATGATGGGTGTTTTTGCTATGCAGTTACCACGCACGGCCCGTGAACAGAAAGAGATGGCTTCGTGGATACCAATGGATGATCTGAAGGAAGGTGATCTGATATTCTTCAATACACGTGGTGGTGTGTCGCATGTAGGCGTGTACCTGCATAACAATAAGTTTGTGCATGCATCCACATCGGGTGGGGTTATGATCAGCGATCTGAATGAAACCTACTGGAGCCGGAAGTTGCTGGGAGCAGGGCGGGTATTACAAAATAGTTCACCCAAACCATAA
- a CDS encoding NRAMP family divalent metal transporter, with protein MTSKQTNWKLLGGKGAGAAFLMATSAIGPGFLTQTTVFTQQLMASMGFVILVSVIIDIIAQLNIWQILTANNKRGSELANEVVPNSGHVLTVLICIGGLAFNIGNISGAGLGLNILFPVSVETGSIISALIGIVIFLSKDIAKSMDLFVKILGIVMLGLMLYVVFYAEPPLATVVHRTVIPSTINFTSIVTLVGGTVGGYITFAGAHRLLEDKSATLSMQQVKRSAVNGIVLTAAMRILLFLAVYGILNQGFQLNEANPAASVFQAAAGTLGYKIFGIVLWCAAITSVVGSAFTSITFLKTLHPVFNRQQRLATVLFILISTGIFLFWGKPVFILIVVGTLNGFILPFSLGLMLWVMMKRKLPYYQHPAWLLWSGWMVVAVMLWMSVVTFINEIPKLF; from the coding sequence TTGACATCAAAGCAAACTAACTGGAAACTATTGGGTGGCAAAGGTGCAGGCGCTGCTTTTCTTATGGCAACATCAGCAATCGGGCCCGGCTTTCTTACACAAACCACTGTGTTTACACAGCAGCTGATGGCAAGCATGGGATTTGTAATTCTTGTGTCGGTGATCATTGATATTATTGCTCAACTCAACATCTGGCAAATACTCACAGCCAATAACAAACGTGGTTCAGAACTGGCAAATGAAGTTGTTCCCAACAGCGGACACGTACTTACAGTACTGATATGCATTGGCGGACTCGCCTTCAACATCGGTAATATTTCAGGAGCAGGTTTGGGTTTGAATATTTTATTTCCGGTGAGTGTTGAAACCGGGAGCATCATCAGCGCATTGATCGGCATTGTGATCTTTCTATCGAAAGATATTGCAAAGTCGATGGATCTCTTTGTAAAGATCCTCGGCATTGTTATGCTTGGTCTTATGTTGTATGTTGTATTTTATGCAGAACCTCCTCTTGCAACTGTTGTTCATCGCACAGTTATACCTTCTACAATCAACTTCACTTCCATTGTTACATTAGTTGGCGGAACCGTTGGTGGCTATATTACTTTTGCAGGTGCACACCGTTTACTGGAAGATAAATCAGCAACACTTAGTATGCAACAGGTGAAACGGAGTGCGGTGAATGGTATTGTATTGACAGCCGCCATGCGTATTTTATTATTCCTTGCAGTGTATGGCATCTTAAATCAGGGCTTTCAGTTGAATGAAGCAAATCCTGCAGCATCCGTGTTCCAGGCAGCAGCAGGCACGTTGGGTTATAAAATATTTGGCATTGTGTTATGGTGTGCAGCCATCACTTCTGTTGTTGGTTCTGCTTTCACTTCGATTACATTCTTAAAAACATTACATCCTGTTTTTAATCGTCAGCAACGCCTCGCCACCGTTCTGTTTATCCTTATCTCAACAGGCATCTTTTTATTTTGGGGCAAGCCTGTTTTTATTTTGATTGTAGTAGGAACTCTCAATGGTTTTATACTTCCGTTTTCATTGGGATTGATGTTATGGGTGATGATGAAACGAAAATTACCATATTACCAACATCCTGCATGGTTACTTTGGAGCGGATGGATGGTTGTAGCTGTGATGTTATGGATGAGCGTAGTGACGTTTATCAATGAAATACCGAAATTGTTTTAA